One region of Rhineura floridana isolate rRhiFlo1 chromosome 20, rRhiFlo1.hap2, whole genome shotgun sequence genomic DNA includes:
- the LOC133373665 gene encoding carboxyl-terminal PDZ ligand of neuronal nitric oxide synthase protein-like gives MPVKLKNRYNLVDDAGDSRVPLHNEEAFQHGIHFQAKYIGSLDVPRPNSRVEIVAAMRRIRYEFKAKNIKKKKVSIIVSVDGVKVILRKKQKRKEWAWEEGKMVVMHDPVYRIFYVSHDSQDLKIFSYIARDGTNNCFRCNVFKSKKKTQAMRVVRTVGQAFEVCHKLSLQHALQNADGQADGASNNSAEDPHLEGFQLPGPAMLDGENGPGASEGACMPDCGVCELPFAVPDLGVPKSGLSLKDRSSQENESQSLCPSAAQPLGSPGSPCSSASVTPLASQHCLQLLQHQLFQQQQQTQVAVAQVQLLRDQLSAETTARIEAQARVRQLLLTNRDLLQHVSLLVRQLKELEIKVQLRHPAERSLQNLTLAQSLSLSLKNHYRLEINLPPASTPASVLGSPVALLGDPCESHRNLANLEKGSQLPHGAESEERLLVVLEGPDGLRSVEGSEAADCGALNGTARQECNDLSAPAQEERLQPFIPKLNPPPPTLRKRSGKTTSPSREVETAAAPAYPSTSTLNSITAFSLPSLESEPRMLGGGHAHGRMENWGCPSQERAGEDGRTLLAKGILGHPDKGPTRDSDGNLDTRRPFLSSVGSKTHLHISLSEEELDTAGTCVAHA, from the exons TACGAATTTAAGGCCAAGAACATCAAGAAGAAGAAAGTCAGCATCATTGTCTCCGTGGACGGCGTGAAGGTGATCCTGCGCAAGAAGCAGAAG agGAAAGAATGGGCCTGGGAAGAGGGCAAGATGGTGGTCATGCACGACCCCGTATACAG GATCTTCTACGTTTCACATGACTCCCAGGACCTGAAGATCTTCAGCTACATTGCCAGGGACGGCACCAACAATTGTTTCCGGTGCAACGTCTTCAAATCCAAGAAGAAG ACTCAGGCCATGCGTGTGGTGAGGACAGTGGGCCAAGCCTTCGAGGTCTGCCACAAACTCAGCCTCCAGCATGCCCTCCAGAACGCAGACGGCCAGGCTGACGGGGCCAGCAACAACTCAGCGGAGGACCCCCATTTGGAAG GGTTCCAGCTGCCTGGACCAGCCATGCTTGATGGAGAAAATGGCCCTGGTGCTTCTGAGGGGGCGTGCATGCCCGACTGTGGGGTCTGTGAGCTGCCCTTTGCTGTGCCCGACCTGGGAGTCCCGAAATCTGGGCTGAGCCTGAAGGACAGGAGCAGCCAG GAGAACGAAAGCCAGTCCCTCTGCCCCTCTGCTGCGCAGCCGCTGGGCAGCCCCGGCAGCCCCTGCTCCTCTGCCTCAGTGACCCCGCTCGCCTCCCAGCACTGCCTCCAACTCCTCCAGCACCAGctcttccagcagcagcagcagacgcaAGTGGCCGTGGCTCAG GTGCagctgctgagagaccagctgtCAGCCGAGACCACGGCCCGGATCGAAGCCCAGGCCCGTGTCCGCCAGCTCCTCTTGACCAACCGTGACCTCCTCCAGCACGTCTCCCTGCTGGTGAGGCAGCTCAAGGAGCTAGAGATCAAGGTGCAGCTGCGACACCCAG CGGAGCGGTCGCTGCAGAATCTGACGCTGGCTCAGTCCCTCTCCCTCAGCCTGAAGAACCACTACAGGCTAGAAATCAACCTGCCGCCCGCCTCAACCCCTGCCAGCGTCCTGGGCAGCCCCGTGGCGCTGCTGGGCGACCCTTGCGAATCTCACCGGAACCTGGCCAACTTGGAGAAGGGCAGCCAGCTGCCTCACGGCGCAGAGAGCGAAGAGCGCCTCCTCGTGGTGCTGGAGGGGCCTGACGGCCTCCGCAGCGTCGAGGGATCGGAGGCGGCTGACTGCGGTGCTCTGAACGGGACGGCCAGGCAGGAGTGCAATGACCTGAGCGCTCCAGCACAGGAGGAGAG GTTGCAGCCGTTCATCCCCAAGCTAAACCCACCCCCTCCGACTCTGAGGAAGAGGTCAGGTAAAACCACCTCACCCAGCCGAGAGGTAGAGACGGCCGCAGCCCCGGCATACCCCAGCACCTCTACCCTCAATAGCATCACAGCCTTCTCCCTCCCAAGCTTGGAGTCCGAGCCGAGGATGCTGGGAGGAGGTCACGCCCATGGCCGCATGGAAAACTGGGGGTGCCCGAGCCAGGAGCGAGCTGGGGAGGACGGCCGGACACTTCTAGCAAAGGGGATTTTGGGCCACCCTGATAAAGGCCCAACAAGGGATTCAGACGGCAACTTGGACACCCGGCGGCCCTTCCTCTCCTCAGTTGGCAGCAAGACCCATTTGCATATCAGCCTCTCGGAGGAAGAGCTGGACACAGCCGGGACCTGTGTTGCTCACGCGTAA